GCTCTTTTGCGGTTCTTTTTTAGTCAATTACGCCACTTTTGGCGAAACAAAAGTATAAGATTCTCCAGCATCCAAAATCACGTTGAACGAATCGGTTGTCTGTGGAGAACCAGATGAACTCGTACCTTGGAATATGACACCTTGTTTGATATCGCTAAAATTTACAGTGGTGTTATCCTCGGATGCCATGACGGAAATAAAATTTCCACAGCTTGAGTTTGATGAAGAATCAACGCTTCGCATTAACCCAACCCGAAAGCGAGTCCCCAAAGCTGCGTAACCTTTAGCAGTTAACGAAGCTCCTTGGGATGCAACCTGATGGCGTATATTCGCATAAATTAGCGCATCGGCAGAAATAATTAAGCCTGCTGTAGTAATTTGATTTAGGCTTGTGTCACCATCTAGAAGGTTGCCATTAACTAGAATTTGCTGTGGTGAGTTGTTTCGCACGGTATATGTGCCCCCTCCAACTGGTGAGCCATCTCCCCATTCCACAGTTACTGTCACATCAGTGGTTGATGGCGTAGAGAGAAATAGGTAATGAGCTCCACTTGAATTGTGAAAATTGGCCTGAGGGGGAATATAGTGTTTATAGTCCAAATGAGCGCGGGCTGGCTGCGGGCTAAACAGCAAACTGAATGCCAGCAGCAATATGGTAATGATGATGAATCGATGCGGCGCTTTCATGCTCTTCCCCCCGGGTGAGCGAAATCTACGCGTGAGTGAGTGTTTGGCGACATCTTATCCTCCGTTGGATGTGATAGGCATCAGGTGTCAGGGCAGCGAAGTGGGTATCTGTGATGATGAGTGCAATTGCGCAACATTATATGACAGGGCAAGGATATGGGCAAGCTTTTGACGCATTTAGGTGACAGTCACTTCACAAAAGTGACTGTCACCTAACGGACGGAAAGTAAATCGTCCGCCCGGTCGATTTTTTTCTCCGCCCGGAGGATTGCAACTCTCCGGGCAGAGCTTTCAAGCGCTGTGCTGTTTCGTCGCGCTGGGAATAAAGTACAAATGTCTCTGATACTCGCATAAAACTTGCTGTATAATTGCAACATCCTACTCAATTATTGGTTTCAAAGGAGAGAATATCCAATATCCCCCCGAAAACCAGCTATGGTAGGTGACGGTCACTTTTCTTCCAACACTCCGCTCGGAAGTGCTGCGCAAAGTGACTGTCACCTATTGCCCCCCCAGGAGGTCATTTCATGAGCGTCAAATATAATTCTATATCCCGCAAAAAGCCCGGCGATCCTGAAGCTGCGCCCAAGTATTACCCTTCGATTGTCAAAAGCGGCAACGTAAAATTACGTACTCTATCCAAACGCATCGCCGAGATTTCTACCGTCAGCACGGTGGATACAATGGCCGTGCTGGAAGGGCTGCTGGCCGTGCTGCCCCAAGAGTTGGCTGCGGGTAACGTGGTGCGTCTTGGCGATTTCGGCTCGTTTTGGCTGCGCATCAAAACCCAAGGCTCCGACACGCCCGAAGCGGTTACGACAAATGATATTCTCAACGTGCTGCCGCGCTTCACGCCGGGCAAAGAGTTCAAGCAGGTGTTGGAAACCATTGAATTTGAGAAGGCGTAGATCGGCAAGCAGGAGCGGGTGACAGTCATCTTCCGAAGGGCTTTCGGACTGAGCGCCGGAAGTAGGATGACTGTCACCTTAACGCCGGAAATCACCATGCCCCACGCCCGTAAAGACACACTTGTTTGGCAGCCCGGCGCGTATTATCACATCTACAATCGCGGCGTGCAAAAGGCGCCCCTCTTTCACGAAAAAACCAATTACCTTTATGTGCTACGCAAAGCCAAACACTATAGCAAAGCACT
This genomic stretch from Chloroflexota bacterium harbors:
- a CDS encoding DNA-binding protein produces the protein MSVKYNSISRKKPGDPEAAPKYYPSIVKSGNVKLRTLSKRIAEISTVSTVDTMAVLEGLLAVLPQELAAGNVVRLGDFGSFWLRIKTQGSDTPEAVTTNDILNVLPRFTPGKEFKQVLETIEFEKA